In one window of Pseudoliparis swirei isolate HS2019 ecotype Mariana Trench chromosome 15, NWPU_hadal_v1, whole genome shotgun sequence DNA:
- the rln1 gene encoding prorelaxin H1, with amino-acid sequence MLWRLTLAVAVVCAGGVCRCVKADLMGRSMLPRDSGVKLCGREFIRAVIFTCGGSRWKRSTLGDTDPFQWSSLSDVSVQDKHHAWQTGPELPEDDRSALGSSLADLLALYGARGDGKQPPPPTTHSARRPSHAVTGERDGNREVAAGRTRGKQKRNFSLGVAGKCCNHGCTKNDIGRVC; translated from the exons ATGCTCTGGAGGTTGACCCTGGCCGTGGCCGTGGTGTGTGCCGGCGGCGTGTGCCGCTGTGTGAAGGCGGACCTGATGGGCAGGTCGATGCTACCGAGGGACTCCGGGGTGAAACTGTGCGGCAGAGAGTTCATCAGAGCCGTCATCTTCACCTGCGGCGGCTCCCGGTGGAAGCGATCCACCCTGGGGGACACGG ATCCCTTCCAGTGGAGTTCCCTCAGTGACGTCTCCGTGCAGGACAAGCATCACGCCTGGCAAACCGGCCCAGAGCTCCCAGAAGATGACCGTTCTGCTCTGGGCTCCTCCCTGGCAGACCTCCTGGCTCTGTACGGCGCCCGAGGAGACGGGaagcagccgccgccgccgacgaCTCACTCGGCCCGTCGGCCGTCTCACGCGGTGACGGGCGAGCGAGACGGGAACCGAGAGGTGGCGGCCGGGCGCACACGCGGCAAGCAGAAGAGGAACTTTTCTCTGGGTGTGGCAGGAAAGTGCTGCAACCACGGCTGCACCAAGAACGACATCGGACGCGTGTGCTGA